GTCAATGATATGCCAAGTTTACCAATGCACCTGCAACTGCAAAATTCCAGCAATCTAAGCATGACTATGCTTTATTCacatggaaacaaggtacgtCGTCAATCTATTTACTTATATATGTTGACGATATActcattatgggaaatgatgcgCCTGCCATAGAGAGATTCAATGAGTATTTGCATTCTACATTTCATATTAAGGATTTGGGATCTCCTAAATACTTTCTTGGGATAGAAATTGGGCGGTCAAATAAGAGCATATGTCTTAGCCAACGGAAATTTGTCTTAGAAATTATATCGAAAGTAGGTTTTTCGGGATCTAAACCAGCTATTATTCCAATCGATCAGAATATCAGGTTAACAACAGCTAAATATGACAAAGGATTGTCACCCATAAACAAGGATCCTTTGCTTAAAGATCCTTATGCTTATCAAAGACTCGTTGGAAAACTTATCTATTTGACCATGACTAGGCCAGACATCTATTATGCAGTCCagattcttagtcaatttatgcatgcTCTGAAACAGTCTCACAAGAATGCAGCATTGAAGGTCACAAAATACTTGAAAGGATGTCCCGGATTGCGAATATTGCTATCCCAAGACAACAATATGGAGATGACAGCATATTGTGACACGGATTATGCTACTTGTCCCATGAGTAGAAGATCAGTTACAGGTTTCTGTATAAAACTGGGGGATTCTCTAATTTCATGGAAGATAAAGAAACAATCAACTGCATCTTTATCATCCGCAGAGGCAAAATATCGAGCAATGGTAGAGACTAGTTGTGAGATAGTTTGGATAAGAGGCCTTCTTCAAGACCTTGGCGTACAGTTAAAAGAGCCCACTATcctattttgtgataatgatgctgcaCTAAAGCTTGCAATGAATCTAGTATTCCACGAAAGgacgaagcatatagaaattgaTTGTCACTTCATCCGAGACAAGATCCATAATAGGATGATTAGAACAAGAGGGATAAGAACGACAAAGCAACCCGCGGACATTTTTACCAAGGCCCTATGTCAAAGGCAACATTCCTATCTACTAAACAAGCTAGGTGTCCTTGATGTGTATAGACCGCcaagcttgagggggagtgttgaagataTTGTTGCCAATGCTAAttgatcttgattgattttgattatagGGAATATTTTGTGGGAATATTATGTATATCTTTGGGATATTGTGTATGTTTTTCTTCCCTAAATTATTTAGACAtcttgtattataaataggttGTAATTACATACTGAAAGATCAAGTGAAAGCAATATACAATTTTCCCAAATCCCAATAGCTTTCTACTTTTCTAACAAAATTCACTCCGttctaataattcataaaacttgaaggggaaaaaaaacaagtaattcaTGTTTTGGACTCGTATGTCAAAGTGTGtcggaagaaaagagaaagcaaacaAATTTGGAGGGTAAATTGTATATCACGGGAAGTaagtatcaaaagaaaaagagaacattagattttctttctttctctatttatttatttatatatttattttttacatatttacattttgaccaatcatttattgaaaatttgtcaaattgaccCTGTGTATGACAAAATCATGTGTTGAAATTATGAACTCGTGTGTCAAAATTATGAACTCAAGTGTTGGATGAGTTGACTAGGTGTCAGATTTTCCGATACTTGTTGACTGAATGTCGAAAAGTATCAAAGAGTGCGAACACGTGTCGGAATATCCAACATGATACGAAAGCTCTCAAAGAGTGTCAATGCTTTCTAGCCGATAGCTAAACCTAAATTCCCTACTTCAACCAATATAATAAAGATGATTTCTTTGTTGACTCTGGCAACTGGCAAGGGCCAATGCATCACTCTGATCTACAAGGGAGAAACACGACTCATCACCCTACCCTTGGTGATGTTAAATTAAACCTAAATTCCCCGCTTCGACCAGTACTAGTCGTCTcaattcatctctttttttcatGGCACGCATCCACTCTCATAAAGGGACAAGAAtcatgttaaattaaaattagaataaaaataaattatccttaaatattaattacaaaTATAATTGAACAAGTAATATGATAGACTTTTTGTGTTCGTGTTTAACATGATCCATCCGTTTGAATTTTCTCTGACAAAGTCGTCGCTTAAAAACCTTTTACTTAGTAATAGATAAATCAATTTGTTAGGGAATGAGTTTTATAACTAACTTGTAAATGCAATTAACAACCATTTATCTCAACTCGAGACAATCTCCCCACGTCTTCCGTCGTAGGGCGAGTATCGTTGGCCTATTCCAAAATAGAAGAAACCTATCGCCTCCCATTAAAAGCAAAGTCTCCACCTGTGAGAAAACCAAATTCAGAGAGAGAGTCGGAGAAGAAACAGATATAGAAAGATACCCATAACGAGCAAAAACACTTGAGCGGCTAGCAGCTGCCAGACGAAATGGACCACAGCCGTTTTGGCGCCATATTCCGCTGCTTCTCCTTCGCCGCCTACATGGTCGTCGACAAGCGCCGTCTATCCAACGCCACTTACCACCAATGCCTCGTCAACGAACCCAACCTCATGACCCTCCTCTCTCCTCACCCTCACATCCTCCGGATCCTCGAGGTCCGCGAGACTGATGACCGCCTCTCCCTCATTCTGGAGCTCTACGAACTCGACACTCTCTACAGCCGCATATCGTCCCGTATGGCCCTCCCCGAGCCTGAGGCCACCACGTGTATGGGGCAACTCCTCTGCGCCTTCATGCATTGCCACCCCTGAGCGTCGCTCACTGGGATGTGAAGCCTGAGAACATGCTCTTCGATTCAAGGGACGTCCTGAATCTGGCAGACTTCGGCTCGGTGGCCTGGTCGCATGAGGGCGGGTCTGTGGTGGTTGCCATGGGAACCCTGTACTACGATGCACCGGAGGTGCTGATGGGGAGGGAGTACGACGAGGAGGTGGACGTGGACTGCCAATACTAAAATGATGTACCGAACTTGAGACCCGATCTGAATCGGATGAGTTGGACCGGTATTCTTGATTGGTAAACTTATTGGAGCCCTTCTGCTAGAGTTCAACCAAGATAGGAGATGTTACTTTATCTATTTTCTTCGGAGTGGTCGCAAGTATGTAAATATCCAAGATTGATCGATCAGATTTTGACCACTCTGAAGGCCGTACAAGAGATGCTACTGTTGATTAGGCGTATAACGAGAAgagtttattttttcttgatttttagccgcataaaagaaataacaaaaggACGAACATCGGTGGTTTTACTTTTGACGCCGCAGCAGAGGGCTCTGAAAGGTACTTGACCGCAGGCTCAATAACGCACCACGGTGGAGCCTTCGAGACGAGCCGAACACACGGTGATATTTTGTTCTGACCGGTTTACATCCAATTGAGATGTCTTATCTGTAAACATGGTGGATTTAGGTGTAAACAAGATGTGAAAAATACTCGAGCATTTGATTGTAAACTCTATATCATTTGCCATTCTCTATTGATATGTGGACTGAACGACATAAATTTCTAGTGTTACAATGCAAAATCCGCTTAACTTCCACATTATTTTACAAGAGGTGGGGCGATATTGTACGTGATTGtcaacacctaaattttgcatAATCCATTTAATCATTCATTaattatatagaaaattatagattaattttttattcattacaaaaataattttctttaaattggcTCACGTATAGACATTGGGAACATTAGCATTACTAgcattaattattaaaaaatagaaaaatagatgaaaaaataataatattaaattagtttttttttttttttaagaaggaaaaataaaagagaaagaaatcgAGCCATTCAACCCGGGTTTTGGCCAGGGATCCGCTCGTTCCGTCCTCTCAAATTCTGGTTCCCACTCAACTCACTCCGCCTAGCAATCTACAATAGAAATCCCCGTCTTTTCTCCCAACAGTTGGGAATAGATTATCACGACGTTGAGCGCAGATCCGACTCGTATCCTTCCAATCTCTAACGATCccgactttttcttcttcttgttgatcTCGGCTGTTGCAGTTACCTCCTTTGCGTGCTCCCTTTGCTTGTCGCCTCGAGAGAGTTTAGCCGTCAATGGTCGGCCGCAATTGCTCTGGTGATCAATGACTTTCGGGGTTAACCGCCAGAGAGGAGGCCAAGTTGGTTTTGTGGGTCGACGTCGACGATCGACGGAGCGGCTGCGCGGTGTGGCGATCGGGTGTGGTCGGGGACGACCGGACGAGCGGCTTCGGGACCGTTCATCTATGTTCATCCCCGAGCGTTCATCCGTGAGCAAGAGACCAAGATGAGAGGTTGGGCTCGATTTGGTTTGATCGTTTTAGGGCTATTTGTGACACTTGGCTTGAAAAGTTATTTTAGGGACATTTCGGGTTCACTAGTTTAGGATGGGCCAGCTGAAATAGGGAATGGGGTgggcttctttttttaatgaaaa
This region of Eucalyptus grandis isolate ANBG69807.140 chromosome 8, ASM1654582v1, whole genome shotgun sequence genomic DNA includes:
- the LOC120287412 gene encoding phosphoenolpyruvate carboxylase kinase 2-like codes for the protein MDHSRFGAIFRCFSFAAYMVVDKRRLSNATYHQCLVNEPNLMTLLSPHPHILRILEVRETDDRLSLILELYELDTLYSRISSRMALPEPEATTYFGSVAWSHEGGSVVVAMGTLYYDAPEVLMGREYDEEVDVDCQY